TAATGGAGCAATTGTAGTGCTTTGCTCATTCTCATTACTGTGATGATATGCAATTGTCATTTGATTAACCTCAAATTTTTAATTAACTGTGGAAATGTTGCCAATAAATGATAAATTTATATTTATAGCAGTCGCCAGATAGATAAAAATATCAACCAATATTTTCTGCTACAGATACATACTTATTAGCAAATATCCCTGCTGGGCAGGAATTTATTTTGGGATGAATTAACTTCAAACCCAAAACTTAAAATTATCTGGCTAAGATTAATTATGTGTATTCCATAAAGGAGAGTGAATAATAGCACTAGCATCTAAATTGAACATCATTCTCTCATCACTATTAAGAAAATATCCTTGCAAGAAAGAAGAAATTGATGCTGAGAATAATTCAGCAGATGGTGCTTTCATTTGACTATTATCTAGGAACTCAATATCCATCATTTGCCGGACTAAGACTCCTAAATACTTACCCTCATCCTCCAGCACAATTGCCATCATTTTTGCTAGAAAATTGGTGTTATGTGATAACGGCGGATAGCCTAACATTTCTTCTAAATCGACTAACCACAACATTTCTCCGCGCCAATTATACGCGCCTAAAACGCAACTTGGCATTTGGGGAACGCCACATATGTCCACCAAAGATACTGGTAAAACTTCTGTAATATTCTGTAAAGAAATCACTGCTGTATCTTTGATTCCCAAATTAAAGCTTAAAAATTTTTGCTGACTTTCCAAATTTTTACCCTTTAATTTATTTAATATTTGTTTATTATTGGCATTATTTACAGAGCTTTTTAAGAGTTAAGGTTAGCTCTTCCTGACTGATTGGCTTAGAAAGATAAGCTTCAGCACCTAGCATATTTCCCCAAGTTTTATCTACATCACTATTTTTGGTTGAGCAAAAAACAACAGGAATGCTGCTAGTATTAGGATTATTTTTCAATTCTCGACAAATTTCAAATCCACTTTTTCCTGGTAAAATGACATCAAGAAATATTAAATCTGGCTTGGTTTTGTCTAATTTTGCTTGTGCTTCTTCGCTACTAGTAGCACTAATGACAGAATAGCCAGCTTGCTGTAAATAACGGCTTAATACTTCGCGATCAGTTAAGCCATCTTCAATAACTAAAACAGTACTCATGGAAACTCCCTATAAAATCGTTTCAGCTAATCTACCAAATTCAAGTATGCACCTAAGCCGAGTTAATCTTGGCTGACATTTTGTTATAATTTTGATACTTTGTGGTTAAATCTGGCTCAGAAAAAATACGTATCCTTCAGATTTTATAAGCTGAAATTTACTTGTTAATTGCAAATAATTGTGTACCAGATTTAAAGATAATTAATTTTGCTCAGTAAGTTGTTATTACCAGTCAGAAATATGATTACATCACTAAGCCTCTTGCACAAATAATTTAGCGATCACAATAAATTACTTCAAGAGTTATTTTTTTGCGTTCTCCTTTGCGCCTACCCTGCGGGTTCCGCTTAAGCGGTATGCGTGAGCCTTTCACTAATACTTTCAGCAACACCAAAGTATTTATGCAAGAGGTCTATTAATTAGGGTCATTTTTTAATGACATACTTCCAAATGCGATCCAGTTTTAATTGTGGGCGCTGCTTGTACGGGTAAATATTTACGGATAATACTCATTACCCTATCTGCTGCTACGGGTTTAGTGAGAAAATCTGTAGAGCCGACTACCTTGGCACGGACTCGATCTAAAAGACCATCATTTCCCGTGAGGATGACTACTGGTGTGTTGGCAAAAGTAGAAATACGCCGCAACTGGGTGCAAATTTCATAACCACTGGCAACTGGCATGACTAAATCAAGAAAGATTAGGTCTGGTTTCTCTTGGATCAGAACTGGTAGAGCTTGGATAGCGTCCTGAATCTTGATAAACTTCATACCGTTAGCAGTAATAATATCCTCAAGCATCTTGCAGACTTGAGGGCTATCATCCACGCAAGCAATAACGGGAGCCTTAGATTTTTTAGATTGTGCAGGGGTAGGGGTAGCGGGACTTTCTACAACATTGAGAGGTAAGTCGGGTAGTTCCACCAATTCAATAATTCCTTTGAGGACGTAGGGAAGCAAAGAACGGGAGACTGGCAAAACATTCTGCCTCATTTTGGCAGCTAGTTCTCGCAGTGTAGATTTGCCATTAATTAGGGTAACGAAGTTTTTGTAAACAGATGGACTGACATGTTCTTGCAGTTGTTCTGGTCTACGAATTATCGGTGCTAAGTCTGGAAATACATTGGTCAAGCCAGCTTCTGACCACAATTTCCAAGTGTCTAGCATCTGTTTCATCGATACATCTGCGCTGGTGAAACTCATGGGTGTCTCCAGCACAACTTGTTGATTGCGTTCTACACGAAGTGTAGTGCCAGAGGCATCGGAACTAATAGAGATAAAATTACTCTGCTGGGCTAGGTCAAACAACAGTTCAGTTATGGTGTTTTCAACAACAGCATGAACTTGTTCTCGTTGAATTTTCTGTTTTTTATACAGAATTTCCAACAAACGATAATCCCAATAATTCATTGAGATATCTTGTTGACGTAGCTGCATTTTCTCAACATCGATTTGAGGACAATGTTGATTCATCAGCCTGCGCCAACGACGAAAAGGATGAGTTCCGCTTGTAGCCCAAACTATCCTACCTAGCCGATAATAAAAAGTCCATTGATGCCCTTTTGGACTAGTAATATTTAACTGACCGTTATATTGGAGTTGGGTACAAGTTCTAAATTCGTTAAGTACGTTATTTGATACCATCGGTTCCGGGTGGTTGGTACTTGATACTTGTGTTATGAAAAATCAGCCTTAACAAAGCCCAAATTAATTAAGTTGTTAGTTGTAACAGAATGTATAAGTCAAAAAAATATTTGACTTATATAGTAACTAAAAACTAAAAACACTATGATAGCTTTACACATGAATTATTTTTTGTTAAAAATATAATTCATAAGTCTTTGTTGCCACCAAAACTATTTCACTTTTTAGTTAAACAATATTGTTATAATTCAGCACCCCAAAACATAAATCAATATCTTTAGTAACTTATTATTTTAGATACTTTTAATTTAATTTATATCCGTATAATTTCTGATTTTCGGTTAAGCAAAAAATGTTATGTTTCAGCAATTTTGTTGATCAGCAAATTCAGGATTAAGTTAATAATTATTAATATTAATAATTATTTAATTTGAATTAGATATCTTTCAAATAAATCAAGCAAGTATCAAGCAAACACTTAAAGAAGAGAGTGGTTGGAAAATTTAGGTTTTCCAGTAAGGGACTTCCAACTAAAAAATATTCCATAACTGTGCCGGCAAGAGAACAGGGAGAAAAAACAGTATACTTTTCCCATACATAACTCAAGTAGACTGTATGCCCTTTGTTTCTTAGGGGTGGAAAGGTAATAGTCAACTTTGTATTTG
Above is a genomic segment from Nostoc sp. MS1 containing:
- a CDS encoding chemotaxis protein CheW gives rise to the protein MESQQKFLSFNLGIKDTAVISLQNITEVLPVSLVDICGVPQMPSCVLGAYNWRGEMLWLVDLEEMLGYPPLSHNTNFLAKMMAIVLEDEGKYLGVLVRQMMDIEFLDNSQMKAPSAELFSASISSFLQGYFLNSDERMMFNLDASAIIHSPLWNTHN
- a CDS encoding response regulator yields the protein MVSNNVLNEFRTCTQLQYNGQLNITSPKGHQWTFYYRLGRIVWATSGTHPFRRWRRLMNQHCPQIDVEKMQLRQQDISMNYWDYRLLEILYKKQKIQREQVHAVVENTITELLFDLAQQSNFISISSDASGTTLRVERNQQVVLETPMSFTSADVSMKQMLDTWKLWSEAGLTNVFPDLAPIIRRPEQLQEHVSPSVYKNFVTLINGKSTLRELAAKMRQNVLPVSRSLLPYVLKGIIELVELPDLPLNVVESPATPTPAQSKKSKAPVIACVDDSPQVCKMLEDIITANGMKFIKIQDAIQALPVLIQEKPDLIFLDLVMPVASGYEICTQLRRISTFANTPVVILTGNDGLLDRVRAKVVGSTDFLTKPVAADRVMSIIRKYLPVQAAPTIKTGSHLEVCH
- a CDS encoding response regulator transcription factor, translating into MSTVLVIEDGLTDREVLSRYLQQAGYSVISATSSEEAQAKLDKTKPDLIFLDVILPGKSGFEICRELKNNPNTSSIPVVFCSTKNSDVDKTWGNMLGAEAYLSKPISQEELTLTLKKLCK